A genomic window from Halogeometricum sp. S3BR5-2 includes:
- a CDS encoding glycosyltransferase family 4 protein has product MDDIDLLVVGPTGGKDGGIGRYISEQLRHLDGRVSARLFNSKTPSADGPLSLARGALHAAADWVRFGRESPPDVVHVHTSHYLSFYLSSAYVLVAARRWDVPVVLHVHGSSFDEFVAEASGPVAAFQSMVFDACDAVVVLSEYWRETLSARVADSKLVVLPNAVVPDEYDPDAAADPQHVVFVSSHVERKGVVEFTEAVAALYDRGFDFRTTVAGSGPLSSHAEALAAAYDDAEYVGYVSEAEKRNLLSDASVYVLPTYAEGLPIAILEAMAGGNAVVSTDVGSIASVVDGSNGALVDPGDVDDLVSALEGILRNPETTARMGAESRRRVEADYTWSGVADELVSLYARLLGRPVERPDAAQR; this is encoded by the coding sequence ATGGACGATATCGACCTGCTGGTCGTTGGGCCGACGGGCGGGAAGGACGGGGGTATCGGTCGGTACATCTCCGAGCAACTGCGCCACCTCGACGGCCGGGTTTCCGCCCGACTGTTCAACTCGAAGACGCCGTCGGCCGACGGACCGCTCAGCCTCGCCCGCGGCGCCCTCCACGCCGCCGCCGACTGGGTTCGGTTCGGCCGCGAGTCCCCGCCGGACGTCGTCCACGTTCACACCTCTCATTACCTCTCCTTCTATCTGTCTTCGGCGTACGTTCTCGTCGCCGCGCGCCGCTGGGACGTGCCGGTCGTCCTGCACGTCCACGGCTCCTCGTTCGACGAGTTCGTCGCGGAGGCGTCCGGTCCCGTCGCCGCCTTCCAGTCGATGGTCTTCGACGCCTGCGACGCCGTCGTCGTCCTCTCGGAGTACTGGCGCGAGACGCTGTCCGCGCGCGTCGCCGACTCGAAACTGGTCGTCCTGCCGAACGCGGTGGTCCCGGACGAGTACGATCCCGACGCCGCCGCGGACCCACAGCACGTCGTCTTCGTTTCGAGCCACGTCGAGCGGAAGGGCGTCGTCGAGTTCACGGAAGCGGTCGCGGCGCTGTACGACCGCGGGTTCGACTTCCGCACCACGGTCGCCGGCTCCGGTCCGCTCTCGTCTCACGCCGAGGCGCTCGCGGCCGCGTACGACGACGCCGAGTACGTCGGTTACGTGAGCGAGGCCGAAAAACGGAATCTGCTGAGCGACGCCTCGGTGTACGTCCTTCCGACCTACGCCGAAGGCCTTCCGATCGCTATTCTGGAGGCGATGGCCGGAGGCAACGCCGTCGTTTCGACGGACGTCGGTAGCATCGCTTCGGTCGTCGACGGATCCAACGGCGCGCTCGTCGACCCGGGCGACGTTGACGACCTCGTCTCGGCGTTAGAGGGTATCCTTCGGAACCCGGAGACGACGGCCCGGATGGGCGCAGAGAGCCGTCGTCGCGTCGAAGCCGACTACACGTGGAGCGGCGTCGCCGACGAACTCGTCTCGCTGTACGCCCGACTGCTCGGCCGGCCGGTCGAACGACCGGACGCCGCCCAGCGCTGA